In one Candidatus Nomurabacteria bacterium genomic region, the following are encoded:
- a CDS encoding RluA family pseudouridine synthase, which produces MRLDAYLAQYWPEHSRATWQKYVKAGYVTVNGEVEKSTKRLLDEDDKVETSVPDAQTHDDQSLPIIYQDKNVIVINKPTGILSHSKGVLNDEFTVAGFFKRFTKYNVDTNRPGIIHRLDRDTSGVLIGALNDKTAKLLQRQFSDRKVKKTYIAVVDGIPKQSEALIDLPIGRNPKHPSQFRVDPNGKSAQTAYRILASSKKYSLVELQPHTGRTHQLRVHMAYIGTPIHGDKVYGKQADRLYLHAAKLEITIPEGERMLFAADVPPEFASMEMA; this is translated from the coding sequence ATGAGACTCGACGCATACCTAGCTCAGTACTGGCCTGAACATTCTCGCGCGACGTGGCAAAAATACGTAAAAGCCGGTTACGTAACCGTAAATGGAGAAGTAGAAAAAAGCACAAAACGACTGCTTGACGAAGACGACAAAGTTGAAACCAGCGTGCCAGATGCACAAACGCACGACGACCAATCACTTCCGATCATATACCAAGACAAGAATGTCATCGTCATCAACAAGCCTACTGGCATCCTTTCTCATAGCAAGGGCGTGTTAAACGATGAGTTCACCGTTGCAGGTTTCTTTAAGCGATTTACAAAATATAATGTCGACACTAATCGACCGGGTATCATCCATCGACTCGACCGTGACACAAGCGGCGTACTGATTGGCGCGCTTAACGATAAAACCGCGAAACTGCTACAACGACAATTCTCTGATCGCAAGGTAAAAAAGACATACATTGCTGTTGTCGATGGCATACCGAAACAATCAGAAGCCCTCATAGACTTACCGATTGGACGAAACCCCAAGCACCCTAGTCAGTTCCGCGTTGATCCAAACGGCAAATCAGCGCAGACCGCTTACCGTATATTGGCTTCGAGCAAGAAGTACAGCCTCGTTGAGCTTCAGCCTCATACTGGTCGCACACATCAATTACGCGTTCACATGGCATACATCGGAACGCCAATTCATGGCGACAAGGTCTACGGCAAACAAGCAGACAGACTTTATCTTCACGCCGCCAAACTAGAAATCACCATACCCGAAGGTGAACGTATGCTATTTGCGGCAGATGTGCCACCTGAATTCGCTTCCATGGAAATGGCGTAA